GCCGCGCAGGGCCTGATTGAGCGTCTGGCCCCAGCCGACAGCGAGCGACATGTTGTCCGTCAACTTGTCGGAGAGCCACAGGCCGGCCGCGTAGCCGACGAGCGACGAAACATTGGCCGGATCCCGTGCCGCCGGCACCACGACAGCCTCATCCAGGCCGAAGGCCGTGACGAGGCCGCGCTCCAGCCCGGCCTGCCGCGCCGAACGCGCATCGATCCTGATCTTGACGAGGCCTTCGTTGCGGGCCGCCGCCAGCATGCGGATCACCTTGATCCGGCTCAGGCCCAGAGCCTCGGCGATATGCTCCTGGGTCAGCCCTTCGACATAGTAGAGCCAGGCGGCGCGGACCTTGGCGTCCGCGACCGGCACATCGCCGTGAATCTGTCCCGCTCCGAATGCGTCTTCCACCGTTGCTCCCGCAGCCTCGCCTCCGGCTGTCTCCCTGCAGCATCACAGCATCACGCCCCCGAAGGCAACCTGTTTGAACATCTGTGCGCTTGACAGCACCAAAGCTATGTTCTTTTGTGCCAATCAAAGAACATATGTCCTAGGGAGATGTCACGACATGGCCGCGATCCTGACGCAGCCGCCTCTCGGCGCGCCCGCCGCCGGCCTGTCCCTGGCCGAGGCGCTGGACCTGCGCGACAAGGCCGGCAAGCCTGTGCGCGTCGGTCTGATCGGCGCCGGCCAGATGGGCACCGACATCGTCGTGCAGATCTCGCAGATGACCGGCATCGAGATCGCGGCGGTGGCCGACATCGCACCTGACCGCGTCACCGAGGCCGCCGCGCTCGCCGGCCGCAAGGGCGAGGTCGATTCGATCTCCGACGAAGCCGGGCTCGAAGCCGCCCGCCGCAAGGGTCGCATCGCCGCGACGACTTCGCTCGACCTGATCTGCCGCTCGCCCTCGGTCGACGTCATCATCGACGCCACGGGCAATCCCGAGGCCGGCTCGCGCGTCGCGCTGACCGCGATCGCCGCGCGCAAGCACATCGTGATGATGAATGTCGAGGCCGACATCACCATCGGCTCCTATCTCGCGGTCGAGGCGGCCAAGGCCGGCGTCGTCTACACGCTGGGCGCCGGCGACGAGCCCGCCGCCGCGATGGAGCTGATCAACTTCATCCGCGCCATGGGCTACCCGGTCGTCGCTGCCGGCAAGGGCAAGAACAATCCCTTCCGCATCGACGCCGTCCCTGCCGATTATGTCGAGGAAGCCAAGCGCCGGAACATGAACCCGCGCATGCTCGTCGAGTTCGTCGACGGCTCGAAGACGATGGTCGAGATGGTCGCCATCGCCAATGCCTGCGGCTTCACCCCCGATATCCCCGGCATGCACGGCCCGGCCGCGCCGAAGGACGAATTGCAGAACTATTTCTGCCCGAAGGAGGAAGGCGGCCTGCTCTCGCACAAGGGGGTGGTCGATTTCTCGGTGGCCAAGGGCGTCGCACCAGGCGTCTTCGCCATCGCCGAGATGCGCCATCCCCGCGTCCGCGAGCGGATGAGCGACCTGCATCTCGGCCCCGGCCCCTACTACTCCTTCTTCCGGCCCTATCACTTGACCAGCTTGGAAGTGCCGCTCTCGGCCGCCGCAGCCACGATCTTCAACCAGAGCCATATGCGCCCACTGCCGATACCGACCTCGGAAGTCGGCTGCGTCGCCAAGCGCGACCTTGCCGCCGGCGAGACGCTCGATGCCATCGGCGAATACGGCTATCGCGGCTTCGCCTTGTCGCGAGCCGATGCGCAGGCGCGCAAGGTCCTGCCGATCGGCCTCGCCCAGGGCGCGACGATGACGCGGCCCGTCCGCAAGGGCGCGCTGATCACGCTGGCCGACGCCACCCCCGACGAGCGGCTCAAGATCGTCGAGGTGCGCCGCGCCCAGGACGCGATGATCGCCGCGCTGACCTCCGGAGCCCAGGCATGAGCGCACGCAAGACAGACGAGATGGCGAGCGCCGGGCTCAAGCCGAACCAGCGGCCGGAGCTCGCCGCGCTCGACGACGAAACGATCGCGCGCGCGCTGATGCGCATGCACCTCATCCGCAAGTTCGAGGAAGCCGCCGAGGCGAGCTATATGCGCGGGCTGATCCACGGCACGATGCATCTCTCGATCGGGCAGGAAGCGAGCGCGGTCGGCACGACGCTGCCGCTCGAAGCGCACGACTACATCCTCTCGACCCATCGCGGCCATGGCCACTGCATCGCGCGCGGCGCCGAGCCGAAGCTGATGTTCGCCGAATTCTTCGGCAAGGAGACCGGCTACTGCAAGGGCCGCGGCGGCTCGATGCACATTGCCGATGTCGAGGGCGGCAACCTCGGCGCCAACGGCATCGTCGGCGGCGGGCTGCCGATCGCGGTCGGCGTCGGCATGAGCATCAAGGCCCAGAAGAACGGCCGGGTCTGCATGGTCTTCTTCGGCGACGGTGCCTCGAATGAAGGTGCCTTCCACGAGGCGCTGAACATGGCCTCGATCTGGAAGCTGCCGGTGGTCTTCGTCTGCGAGAACAACAAATACGGCATGTCGATGGACATCAACCGCGCCATGGCCGTGGCGAACGTCGCGGACCGCGCGAGCGCCTATGGCATGCCCGGCCATTGCCTCGACGGCAACGACCTCGCCGGCGTCGCGGCGGTGGCGAAGGAAGCGATCGCGCGGGCCCGCTCCGGCGATGGCCCTTCCCTGATCGAGTGCAAGACCTATCGCTGGCGCGGCCATTCCAAGAGCGACCGCAATCTCTACCGCACCAAGGAAGAGATCGAGGAGTGGCGCAACCAGGACCCGATCCGGCGGCTGGAGGACGAGCTCAAGGCGCATGACCGCTTCGACGCCACGGCGCTGATGAAGCTGGAAGAGGACGCCCAGCGCGACATCGACGCCTCCGTCGAATTCGCCCGCACCTGCCCGGACCCCGATCCGAAAGACCTGACCCGTGACGTCTATGCCCTCTGACACGCTCGAAGCCGCAAACGAGATCCGCGAGCTGTCCTATGCCGAGGCGGTGCGCGAGGCGCTCGGCCAGGCGATGGAGGCCGATGAGCGCGTCTTCCTCTTCGGCGAGGATGTCGGCGTCTATGGCGGCGCCTTCGGCGTCTCCGGTGACCTCGTCCACCGCTTCGGCAAGGACCGCGTGATCGATACGCCGATCAGCGAGCTCGGCATTGCCGGCGCCGCGGTCGGCGCCGCGATCACCGGCATGCGCCCTGTGCTGGAGATTCAGTTCTCGGATTTCGTCACGCTGGCCATGGAACAGCTCGTCAACCAGGCGGCCAAGATCCGCTTCATGTTCGGCGGCAAGGCGAGCGTTCCGATGGTGGTGCGCCTGCCCGGCGGCTCCGGCACCGGCGCCGCTGCCCAGCACAGCCAGAGCCTGGAAGCTTGGTTCGCCCATGTGCCGGGGCTGAAGGTCCTGCAGCCGAGCACCCCGCATGACGCCAAGGGAATGCTGCTCGCCGCCATCGACGACCCCAACCCCGTCCTGATCTTCGAGCACAAGCTGCTCTACAAGACCAAGGGCCACGTCCCGGCCGAGGCTTATCGCGTGCCGATCGGTCAGGCGGCGATCCGCCGCGAGGGCGGGGACATCACCATCGTCGGCTCCTCGATCATGGCCCGCAAGGCCGAAGCCGCCGCCGAGCGGCTCGCCGCCGATGGCATCTCGGCCGAGGTCATCGACCTGCGCTCGATCCGGCCGATCGACTTCACCACCATCGCCGAGAGCGTGCGCAAGACGCACCGCCTGCTCGTCGTCTACGAGGGCGTCAAGACCATGGGCATCGGTGCCGAGATCTCGGCGATGATCGCCGAGAGCGAGGTCTTCGATTTCCTCGACGCGCCCATCATCCGGCTCGGCGGCGCCGATGCACCGATCCCCTATAATCCGGTGCTGGAGAAGGCCGCCGTCCCGCAGGAGGACGACATCGTCGCCGCGGCCACCAACCTCGTCCGCCGCGGGGAAGCCTGATGCCGGTCGAGGTCATCCTCCCCAAGGTCGACATGGACATGGAGACGGGCACGATCGAGGCCTGGCATGTCAAGGAAGGCGACCTCGTCCGCCAGGGCGACACGATCTTCGAGATCGGCACCAACAAGGCCGTGATGGAGGTCGAGGCGCCGGCAACAGGCGCAATCCGCGGCCTCAAGCTCGAAACCGGCGTGCCGATCACGGTTGGCACGCCCGTCGCCTGGATCTACCTCGACGGCGAGGCCGCCACCACGCCGTCCGAGCCGGCAGCCGCTGCGGCTCCCGTAGCGGCTGCCACACTCGCACCGCCGGAGGCACCGGTCGCTCCGGCTCCGACCGCATCCACCACGTCCGGTCTGCGCGCCACGCCGCTCGCCCGCCGCATCGCGCGTCAGAACAGCCTCGATCTCAGCATCGTGGCCGGAACCGGCCCCCGCGGACGCATCGGCGAAGCGGATGTGAAGCGCCATCTGGAACAGAAGCCCCGTTGCGCTCCCGCGCAGGAGGCACGCCCGGCTCCGCCTGCACCCGCGAGCGCTTCCGAAGGCCGGCTGCAGCCCTTCTCGGCGATCCGCCGCATCGTCGCGAACCGGCTCTCCGAGAGTATGCGCACGGCGCCGCATTTCTATCTCACCTCCGAGATCGAGATGAGCGCATCGCGCGATCTGCTGCGCCGCCTCGCCGCCCGTCATGAGCGCATCGGCGCGCCCAAGCCCAGCATCACCGTACTGATCGCCCGCATCGCCGCCCGCGTCCTGCGCGACCACCCGGTCATCAACGCATCCGTCGAGGGCGAGGCGACACGCTTCCACGAGCGCGTCGACATCGGCATCGCCATGGAGCGTGACGGCAATCTCGTCGTCCCCGTGCTGCGCGATGCCGGCAGCATGGACATGCCGGCGATGACGCGCGAATTCGCGAGGCTGCGCGATGGCATGGCGAACCGCACGCTCACCCCGGCGGAGCTCGGCGGCGGCACCTTCACCATCTCCAATCTCGGCATGTACGGCGTCGACAGCT
Above is a genomic segment from Bosea sp. NBC_00550 containing:
- a CDS encoding NAD(P)H-dependent oxidoreductase produces the protein MAAILTQPPLGAPAAGLSLAEALDLRDKAGKPVRVGLIGAGQMGTDIVVQISQMTGIEIAAVADIAPDRVTEAAALAGRKGEVDSISDEAGLEAARRKGRIAATTSLDLICRSPSVDVIIDATGNPEAGSRVALTAIAARKHIVMMNVEADITIGSYLAVEAAKAGVVYTLGAGDEPAAAMELINFIRAMGYPVVAAGKGKNNPFRIDAVPADYVEEAKRRNMNPRMLVEFVDGSKTMVEMVAIANACGFTPDIPGMHGPAAPKDELQNYFCPKEEGGLLSHKGVVDFSVAKGVAPGVFAIAEMRHPRVRERMSDLHLGPGPYYSFFRPYHLTSLEVPLSAAAATIFNQSHMRPLPIPTSEVGCVAKRDLAAGETLDAIGEYGYRGFALSRADAQARKVLPIGLAQGATMTRPVRKGALITLADATPDERLKIVEVRRAQDAMIAALTSGAQA
- a CDS encoding thiamine pyrophosphate-dependent dehydrogenase E1 component subunit alpha, with translation MSARKTDEMASAGLKPNQRPELAALDDETIARALMRMHLIRKFEEAAEASYMRGLIHGTMHLSIGQEASAVGTTLPLEAHDYILSTHRGHGHCIARGAEPKLMFAEFFGKETGYCKGRGGSMHIADVEGGNLGANGIVGGGLPIAVGVGMSIKAQKNGRVCMVFFGDGASNEGAFHEALNMASIWKLPVVFVCENNKYGMSMDINRAMAVANVADRASAYGMPGHCLDGNDLAGVAAVAKEAIARARSGDGPSLIECKTYRWRGHSKSDRNLYRTKEEIEEWRNQDPIRRLEDELKAHDRFDATALMKLEEDAQRDIDASVEFARTCPDPDPKDLTRDVYAL
- a CDS encoding alpha-ketoacid dehydrogenase subunit beta, giving the protein MPSDTLEAANEIRELSYAEAVREALGQAMEADERVFLFGEDVGVYGGAFGVSGDLVHRFGKDRVIDTPISELGIAGAAVGAAITGMRPVLEIQFSDFVTLAMEQLVNQAAKIRFMFGGKASVPMVVRLPGGSGTGAAAQHSQSLEAWFAHVPGLKVLQPSTPHDAKGMLLAAIDDPNPVLIFEHKLLYKTKGHVPAEAYRVPIGQAAIRREGGDITIVGSSIMARKAEAAAERLAADGISAEVIDLRSIRPIDFTTIAESVRKTHRLLVVYEGVKTMGIGAEISAMIAESEVFDFLDAPIIRLGGADAPIPYNPVLEKAAVPQEDDIVAAATNLVRRGEA
- a CDS encoding dihydrolipoamide acetyltransferase family protein: MPVEVILPKVDMDMETGTIEAWHVKEGDLVRQGDTIFEIGTNKAVMEVEAPATGAIRGLKLETGVPITVGTPVAWIYLDGEAATTPSEPAAAAAPVAAATLAPPEAPVAPAPTASTTSGLRATPLARRIARQNSLDLSIVAGTGPRGRIGEADVKRHLEQKPRCAPAQEARPAPPAPASASEGRLQPFSAIRRIVANRLSESMRTAPHFYLTSEIEMSASRDLLRRLAARHERIGAPKPSITVLIARIAARVLRDHPVINASVEGEATRFHERVDIGIAMERDGNLVVPVLRDAGSMDMPAMTREFARLRDGMANRTLTPAELGGGTFTISNLGMYGVDSFTAIINPPQGAILAVGRTVDKPVGRDGQIVLRPMANFTLSSDHRIVDGVAAARFMADLREALESPEVLL